In a single window of the Chaetodon trifascialis isolate fChaTrf1 chromosome 19, fChaTrf1.hap1, whole genome shotgun sequence genome:
- the tmem251 gene encoding lysosomal enzyme trafficking factor has protein sequence MMNFRQRMGWVGVALYLLLSVLVVYYVFEVHSFSLEHVQRGGASPSTPPLAISWFQSISAHLPPLPIWMWASVFLLPYLQLFLFLFSCTRADPRAVGYCVLPVCLALLCSRHATRKPANHRGPTLIDT, from the coding sequence ATGATGAACTTCCGTCAGCGGATGGGATGGGTGGGCGTGGCTCTCTACTTGCTGCTCAGTGTCCTGGTGGTGTATTACGTCTTTGAGGTTCACAGCTTCAGTTTGGAGCACGTGCAGAGAGGCGGGGCCAGCCCCTCGACTCCACCGCTCGCCATTAGCTGGTTTCAGAGCATCAGCGCTCACCTGCCTCCACTTCCCATCTGGATGTGGGCGTCGGTCTTCCTGCTGCCGTacctgcagctcttcctcttcctgttctccTGTACGAGAGCTGACCCTCGAGCAGTCGGTTACTGCgtccttcctgtctgcctcGCCCTGCTCTGCAGCCGTCACGCCACCCGCAAACCAGCTAATCATAGAGGCCCGACGCTCATCGACACATAG